In Bacillota bacterium, the following are encoded in one genomic region:
- a CDS encoding sugar phosphate isomerase/epimerase, whose protein sequence is MSQLSVALQLWSLREDTQKDFLGVLEKVAQQGYAGVEFAGYGGLSASQLKSVLANLGLKAVSSHVGYGQLKQQLKETIDYALELGLPRLVCPGAPRDQLKTYEDWQGFGEFLTEVAEECAKHGLAFGYHNHAWEFEKVNDEYILDIIFAAASSQVEAQLDLGWVFRGGEDPVKYLRKYAGRCPTVHVKDFKEGRQVEVGHGDLDLAGVIAAAREVGVEWLIVETEEYTMAPIDSVAVGLKNIKALL, encoded by the coding sequence TTGAGCCAACTATCTGTCGCTTTGCAGCTGTGGTCGTTACGTGAAGACACGCAGAAAGATTTTCTAGGTGTTTTGGAGAAGGTAGCCCAGCAAGGATACGCGGGTGTAGAATTTGCCGGCTACGGGGGACTTTCCGCTAGCCAACTGAAAAGTGTCCTGGCAAATCTAGGCCTAAAGGCGGTTTCCAGCCATGTAGGTTACGGACAATTGAAGCAACAGCTAAAAGAGACAATCGATTATGCTTTGGAATTGGGACTGCCCCGGCTTGTTTGCCCCGGCGCTCCTAGAGATCAGCTGAAAACCTATGAGGACTGGCAAGGGTTCGGGGAATTCTTGACCGAAGTGGCCGAAGAGTGTGCCAAGCATGGCCTTGCCTTTGGATATCACAATCATGCTTGGGAATTTGAAAAGGTCAATGACGAGTACATCCTAGACATCATTTTCGCCGCTGCTTCTTCCCAGGTGGAAGCCCAGCTGGACCTGGGTTGGGTCTTCCGCGGTGGAGAGGATCCTGTGAAGTATCTGCGTAAATATGCCGGCCGTTGTCCTACGGTCCATGTGAAGGATTTCAAAGAAGGCCGTCAGGTGGAAGTGGGTCATGGTGACCTGGATCTGGCCGGTGTGATCGCCGCCGCCCGGGAGGTTGGCGTGGAGTGGCTGATTGTGGAGACCGAGGAGTATACCATGGCGCCCATTGATAGTGTTGCCGTGGGTCTGAAGAATATTAAGGCTCTCTTGTAG